The Candidatus Dormiibacterota bacterium genome includes the window GCAAGCAGCAGATCCTCAAGGCGGTGGTCTCCGACTACACCGAGACCGGGGTGCCGGTGGGGTCGGTCGCGCTGGCCATCAAGCACCTCGGCTCGTGGTCGTCGGCGACCATCCGCAACGAGCTCTCCACCCTCGTGGAGATCGGCTACCTGCTCCAGCCCCACGCCTCGGCGGGCCGGATCCCCTCCGATCGCGGCTACCGCTACTACGTCGACTTCCTGATGGAGGAGGAGCAGATCAGCGCCGCGGTGCGCCGCCAGGTCGACCCCGTCTTCCCCACCCGCCCGTCCGCGGTCGAGGAGCTGCTCGAGGCGGCGGCGATGGTGCTCGCCATGGTCACCGACGCGGTGAGCATCGTCACCGGGCCGCGTGCCCTGGGGGCGAAGCTCAAGCACCTCGACGTGGTCTCGCTCGACGCCGAGCATGCCCTGCTGATCGTGCTCCTCGACGGCAATCTGCTCCAGCAGCACGTGTTCCCGCTCAGCGTCGAGACCGACCAGGAGACCCTGAGCCGGATCTCCGCGGAGCTCAACCGGACCCTGCGCGGCCTCGGCCCCGACGCCATCGAGGCGCTGCCGCCCCTGCCCGGCGACGACGCCGTGACCGCCACGCTCCGCGCCGAGATCGTCGCCCACGTGCTCCTGGTGATGCGCTCCGACGGCGCCGGCGAGGACACCGTGGTGATCCACGACGGGGTCCGCAACCTGCTCCGCCAGCCCGAGTTCGGCGACGTGATGCGGCTGCGGCAGGTGCTCGACATCGTCGAGGAGGAGCGGGCCCTCGGGCAGCTGCTCTCCTCGCTCCACCTCGGCAAGGCGGTCCAGGGGGTGCACGTGGTCATCGGCGCCGAGGCCGAGGTGGAACAGCTTCGTGGCTGCAGCCTGGTTTTGACCACCTACCGTGCGGGGGACGCTGCTCGTGGCACCATCGGGGTGCTGGGTCCCACCCGCATGCGCTACTCGCAGGTCTCACCGCGGGTCCGCTACGTCTCCCAGCGGGTGGGCCAGGCCCTCGAGCGGCTGCTCGGCTGACCGACGCCCACTTGACAGGAACCCACATGGACACGACCCACGGGGCGGACGACCCCGCGCCCATCATCGAGCCGCCCCAGCCGGAGTCCGCCGACGGGGCGAGCGCCGATCTGCCGGCCGACCCCGAGCTGGTCCGGGCGACCCTCGCCGAGCGGCAGAACCAGTACCTGCGGCTCGCCGCCGATTTCGAGAACTTCCGGCGGCGCAAGGCCCAGGAGCTGAGCGACCGCCTCCGCTACGGCAGCGAGGACGCCGCCCGCGCCCTGCTCCCCGCCCTCGACAATCTCCGCCGGGCCGTCGACCACGC containing:
- the hrcA gene encoding heat-inducible transcriptional repressor HrcA codes for the protein MDFELTLDARKQQILKAVVSDYTETGVPVGSVALAIKHLGSWSSATIRNELSTLVEIGYLLQPHASAGRIPSDRGYRYYVDFLMEEEQISAAVRRQVDPVFPTRPSAVEELLEAAAMVLAMVTDAVSIVTGPRALGAKLKHLDVVSLDAEHALLIVLLDGNLLQQHVFPLSVETDQETLSRISAELNRTLRGLGPDAIEALPPLPGDDAVTATLRAEIVAHVLLVMRSDGAGEDTVVIHDGVRNLLRQPEFGDVMRLRQVLDIVEEERALGQLLSSLHLGKAVQGVHVVIGAEAEVEQLRGCSLVLTTYRAGDAARGTIGVLGPTRMRYSQVSPRVRYVSQRVGQALERLLG
- the grpE gene encoding nucleotide exchange factor GrpE — translated: MDTTHGADDPAPIIEPPQPESADGASADLPADPELVRATLAERQNQYLRLAADFENFRRRKAQELSDRLRYGSEDAARALLPALDNLRRAVDHAPPGTDDAFLEGVRMTVRQFEDALTSLGVTPIEAIGTRFDPSLHEAVAGVESEEVEHDTVVDELQRGYRLHDRVIRPSMVRVAHPAAPQSSR